In Candidatus Hinthialibacter antarcticus, the DNA window ACATGAAAGACGCCTATATCCAAAAACTAGAAGCGCAATTGAACCAATGGGGTGCTGAGATCGATAAGCTCAAAGCAAAGGCAGAAAATGCGCAAGCCGATGCGAAAATTGAATATAGTTTTCAAATAGACGAGTTGAATTCAATGAAAGATGCAGCGAATGATAAACTCACCGAGCTCAAAAACGCCAGCGATGACGCTTGGGAAGAACTGAAAGCAGGTTGTGAACACGCCTGGGCGACTTTTAGCGAATCAGTGAAAACCGCTGTCGCAAAATTTCAGTAATATCAATAGATAATCTTGTCACGCCCTTGAAGGAATTCCTTCAAGGGCGTTTTTCTGGGCTTAATTATTGCCAGACAATTTTAATACAATCACCCAATCTTGCGTATCCGGCGGTGTGAATGTGAACGTATTTTTGAGTTTGATTGATTTTTCCATCTGCTAGTCTAAGTGAAACACTTCCTGTAATGGCGTTGAGATTGGGCTGTTGTCTACATTGGAGGGCATGATGCTTTTCATGTGCGTCCACCAGCGTTTGCACACGTCCGTATTCGCGATTTGGTTCCAGCGTTCTTCGTCTTCAATTTCAACGGTTGCAAACAACTGGTTCGTTTCGGGTTCAAGAAAGATCGAATAATGATGTACGCCGTGCGACTTCAAAACGTCTTCCAGCTCCGGCCAAATCGGGTTGTGCCGCTTGAGATATTCTTCATGCTGGTCTGGATTTACTTTCATTAAGAAGGCTTTTCGGATCATGGCTCTTTCCTATGTAAATCTCATGCTCAATCACGCATTCAAAATGCGGTTAATTCGCGACATATTATCTTGAATCTGCTGTTCATTGACCATGCCAATGGTCATGGCGTCGACAAGGTCATTGCCGAGAACATATTGCAGTGAGGTTTCCCGTTGTTCTTCTTTCACCAAGGAGCCGCAGCCAAAGATTTTCATGCCGATGACCGCTTTGCCGTTGGCGCGGGCGGTTTGTAGAACCTGGGCAACTTGCTCAACGCTAGCGCCTTCATCCATGTTCATGTGCTTGTTGTTGATCCGGGCGAGAATGACTTCCGTCCAGGGGTCTTCGGCTGCGACCTTCAAGGCGCCGAAGTCGTGGCATGAACACCCAATGGCGCGAACCCGCCCGCGTTCTTTCAACTCACTGAGTTCATCGCGCATTTGTTTGCGGTGTTGGGGCCACTTGCTGTCAGATACGCAATGGATGAGCACCACATCGAGAGAATCGACGCCCAGCTCATTGCGAAATCGCTCAAATGCCGGTTTGGCGAAATCGGTTTGCGGCATCCCGCCGCCGCCAGCAAACCACATCTTAGAAAGGATGACTAATTCTTCTCGATTCACTTCTTTCAAGACGTTTTTGAAATAGGGATGCGAGCCATAGATATCGGCGAGGTCAATAAAATTCATCCCGAGGTCGATATAAGTACGCAGCAAGCGCACAAAGGCTTTTTGACCAAGCCGGGTCTGGTCTGAGCGTTTTAACCAACCGTCTGTGCCTGTACCAAAGGCAAGCCGGGAGCACTTGATCCCGGCTCGTCCAAGAGAAATCCGGTCTGTAACGCACTTTTTTGTTTGCTGGGCGGTAGGGTTCAGGGCGGTTGTTAGAGCGCCTGCGCCAACGAGGCTGTGCGTCATAAAGTCTCGTCTGCTTAATGGGTTCATATTAACGTGGTTTGCCGGAAATCGGATCGAATGAATTTATTTCGTGGATCACACCTATTTTGACTCATTTGCTTATTGTTGTGAATGAGGATTGTTGATATGGCGTCACGAAAATATACTACCTTCCTAATATGACTATGAAACAAGAACGAATTCGTAACTTTTCAATCATCGCCCACATCGATCACGGCAAAAGTACGCTCGCAGATCGTTTGCTCGAAAAAACCCATGCTGTCAGCGTCCGCGAAATGCGCGAGCAGTATCTGGACAGCATGGACCTGGAGCGCGAACGCGGCATCACCATCAAAGCGCAAACGTGCCGGGTTTTTTACACGGCCTCTGACGGCATCGAATATCAACTCAACCTGA includes these proteins:
- the rhaM gene encoding L-rhamnose mutarotase, producing MIRKAFLMKVNPDQHEEYLKRHNPIWPELEDVLKSHGVHHYSIFLEPETNQLFATVEIEDEERWNQIANTDVCKRWWTHMKSIMPSNVDNSPISTPLQEVFHLD
- a CDS encoding aldo/keto reductase — protein: MNPLSRRDFMTHSLVGAGALTTALNPTAQQTKKCVTDRISLGRAGIKCSRLAFGTGTDGWLKRSDQTRLGQKAFVRLLRTYIDLGMNFIDLADIYGSHPYFKNVLKEVNREELVILSKMWFAGGGGMPQTDFAKPAFERFRNELGVDSLDVVLIHCVSDSKWPQHRKQMRDELSELKERGRVRAIGCSCHDFGALKVAAEDPWTEVILARINNKHMNMDEGASVEQVAQVLQTARANGKAVIGMKIFGCGSLVKEEQRETSLQYVLGNDLVDAMTIGMVNEQQIQDNMSRINRILNA